The sequence TGCTGCGGCGGGTTCATATCAAACGGAATGCGTGAGACGGCCAGCAGTGCGCAACTTTCCTCGCGCACGCCGCGAACGTTCGGCCGTGACTCTAGCTGGACGAGCATCCGCTCGAGCCAACCGGCAGGCGGCGTTTTGGTGGAGTCGACAAGCGCGACATAACGATCGGCGCGCGAGCCGAGCGCATCGCGCAACGCCTTCATCGAACGCGGATCCTCACCGCGTGCATCGGTAATGCTGACGCGCTGTGCGCGTATCGTCGAGCGAAGCGCGTTCGGCGAAAGCGGACCGTCGCCGTAAAGAATGACTTCCGTCGCCGGCAACGCGACCATGACGACCTCGCGTTGGCCCAGTGCCGTCCGCACCGTTCGTCGAATTGCGCCGCGTACGGGAGTTTCCAGATCGAAACGCGGCGCGAGCGCGTTGCTCCAGCGGCGAATGAAATTCCGGCGGTCGACCGCCTCGATGGGGCGAACGACGCCGATCTCCACGGAAAACGTTAGGCGTGGATCCCAGCGCACGCTCTTACCGGTGGCTCGCATGCGCATGCACAGATCGTAGACCCGCCACGGTGTCTCGAGCTTCGGATCGATTCCGCCGACCTCGATGAGAGCGGCACGATCGACGAGATAGACTCCCGGGCAAACGACGTCGATCGCGTTACGCTGCGGCTGCTGCAAAGCATTTTTTCCGCGCGGATCGATAAGAGGGAACGGCTCGACATCATACGGTCCGAATCGGACCGAAGCGAAAACCGCACCAAAGCGCCGAGTGCCGTCCGCCTCGAGCTGGCAGCCGCCGAGGATTCCACCGTCGGCGTTGAGGCTCAGTGCGGCTGCATATGTGTTGGGTCCGGCGTAACCTTGTGGCTCCACGACCAGCAGCTGCCGTGCATCGACTGCAGCCACTGCGGCAAGCACGTTTTCCGGACTGCTTTCGAACACCGGCATGTCGCGCGGAACGCTTCGTCGTGACGAGAGGTTCGGCGCACCGAGAAACAGGACCGCAACGTCCATGTCAGGCCGTCGCCATTGCCTCGCTGGCCACGCCGCTGGCTTCCGCATAGCGGCCTTGCCGCAACATCAAGGCTGCGAGCTCGACGCCAACGCGCTTGCGTCCCACCCCCATCGCAGAACGCAGCATCGTTTCGGCGGGAAGCATTTGTCCCAAAGCCTCGAGGAGTCGCGCACGTAACAGGAGCGCGTCCTCATGAACCGGCGCCTCTCCGAAGACTTCGTCGAGAACCCGGAGGGCGTCGTCGAGGTTTCCTTTGCGCTCCATAAGCGATGCGCGCAAGAAGGTTGCCGTCTCGACGACTCTCCGTTCACCGATTCGCGCCATTCCGAGCATGTGGATTGCGCGATCCGTCTCGCCATCGACCTGCGCGAGCGCGAGGCCGAGATTGAATCGCAAAGCGGCGTTGTTCGGGGATTTAATCAGCCCTTCTTCGGCGACGACGGCTGCTTCCGCAACGCGCCCCTCTTCCAATAGGCGATGCGAGCGCCGCAAGAAATCGTCCGCGGCAACGAGCGGCGCTTCGAATTCGTCGCGCCGCAACCGCGCTACGGCGACCTCGTCTCCCTGCTCGCGATAGATTTCCTCGAGCATCCCCAGCGCAAGCCCGTTCCCGGGAGCGCGCTCTAGCGCCGTACGCAGATACGGCACCGGATCGGCCGACTTGGCACGCCGCACGATAATCGCTGCGGCAACGTTAAGCGATGAAGTCATTTGCTCGTCGACGCGCTCGAGCGCCTCTTCAATCACTTCGAGCGCGCGTGTCATGCGCTGACGGCGCACGAGATAATTTACATAGGCCGTGATGGTTTGGTCGTTCTTCTCGCGTTCGAACGCTCCGCGAAGCACGATCTCAGCATCGAAGTAGCGTTTGCAGGTCTCGAAGACCCACGCCAGGCGCTCCTGTACCATCCAAATGTCGGGCTTGTTGCGCTGGGCTTCTTCGAGCCAGGGAATCGCC comes from Candidatus Baltobacteraceae bacterium and encodes:
- a CDS encoding glycosyltransferase is translated as MDVAVLFLGAPNLSSRRSVPRDMPVFESSPENVLAAVAAVDARQLLVVEPQGYAGPNTYAAALSLNADGGILGGCQLEADGTRRFGAVFASVRFGPYDVEPFPLIDPRGKNALQQPQRNAIDVVCPGVYLVDRAALIEVGGIDPKLETPWRVYDLCMRMRATGKSVRWDPRLTFSVEIGVVRPIEAVDRRNFIRRWSNALAPRFDLETPVRGAIRRTVRTALGQREVVMVALPATEVILYGDGPLSPNALRSTIRAQRVSITDARGEDPRSMKALRDALGSRADRYVALVDSTKTPPAGWLERMLVQLESRPNVRGVREESCALLAVSRIPFDMNPPQHEASVVRAVDRLLGPRAPAGRKLSIVMVAHARADIHRTSFEGIYGGQLDVDYHAVVSAAKPDVIALLKAHATLDVLVDESRGMAKGINTALARSTGEIVIVIGDDFYPPPGWFDIVREAFGLRPEMGMLGFSSVFVQGSQCVDLAYADIKAFKALAEQRRATMARDAKLTDGLTALDFAIDARALKSVGGFDPKLGAGRFGVEDLSLRVRRAGYEVYVADDLFLHHFEREMAEALLGDPQDEARNARIFSDKWKTRPDYVPARDAVALA